A stretch of DNA from Candidatus Eisenbacteria bacterium:
CTCCGAGCGGCCCCTCACGGCGCGGCGGGCCATCGTCGCCCTGGGCGTGAGCGCGCTGGCGCTGGCCGCGGTGATCGGCCTGAGATCGGGATCCGCGAAGCCGGAGGCTCCCCTGCGGACCGATCGCGCAACGGCGATGGCGACCGCGCGGGCCTTCGCGGCGACGCACGGCTTCGACACAAGCGGGTGCAAGTCGGCCGTGACGCTGAACGACGAGGCCGATCCGATCGCGGCGCGTTACGTCCTCTCGAAGGCGGGATTCTCGGCCTTCGCCGGATACTGGCCCGAGCGGCTGCCCGCGCAGAGCTGGGCGGTTCGCTTCTTCCGGCCCCTCGATCCTGCCGAAGCGCGGGCGAGGATCGATCTGGCGAGCGGGAGGGTCATCGCCTTCGATCACCGCATCGCCGAGGCCGACAGCCTGCCGCCCGTCTCGTTGGAGAGGGCGGAGGAGCTGGCCGCGTCGCTTCTCGGCTCGGTCGGCTTCGACACCGCGCCCATGGACCGGAAGGAAGCGGCCGACAAGCCGCGCCCCAAGAGAATGGACCGCACCTTCGCCTGGGAGGCGCCAGAGGGAGATCCGCGCAATGTCGCGCAGGCGCGCTACCGGATCGAGGGGAAGGTGACCGGGGATCGCGCGGCCGGTTTCGATCTGAAGCTGCGGGTTCCGGAGGAATACGAGAGGGCGCGCGAGAAGAGGACTGTGGCTTGGCCGACTGGGCTCGCCCTGCTCCTGCTCGGCGGGGGAGGGCTTCTCGGGCTGGCGATCCGGGATGTCGGGAGGGCGCACGGCCGAGGCGCGATCCCATGGCGCCGTCTGCTCCCCGGAGGCCTGGCCGGCATCGTCGTGGCAGTTGTGGGGACGCTGAATGCCATGCCCCGCCTCCTCGCGCAGTACAGCACCTCGGCTCCCTGGATGACGTTCATCGTCTTCGCCTGCGTCGGCGTGATCACGGCCGCCGTGTTCTACTTTCTAGTCGGCTGGGCCGGGACTGCGCTCACATGGGGGCTTCATCCGCGTGTCGCGTTGCTCGGTCGCGACGAGATCCGCAGGCGCTGGCTTCCGGGCGCAGCCCTCGCGCTGGTCCTTTTTCCCGTCTGGGGCAAGGTCCTCGCCGAGACTCGCGTCCTGATCGCGAAGTGGGCTCCCGGCGTGGCGCCGCCTCCGATCGCCGGTGCGGCGGGGCCGCTCGACGCTTCTCTTCCGGGTCTCTCCGCCTTCATCGGCGTCATCCTGGCGACCTTCGTTCTGTGCCTTGCCTTCGCTGTCATGACCAGAGTGCTCTCGTCCCGCGACTGGCCGGGCCGGTCGGGGCGGATCGCGCTGCTCGGGCTCTTGGCGCTGGGGCTTTCGATCATGCCTTCCCGCGGCGGGGGGGAGTTCATCCTGCTCCTCGCGCGTTATCTCCTCATCCTGGCGATCGGGGCCGGGCTGATCGTCTGGATCCTGCGCGGGAACGTCCTCGCCTACATCGCGGGCGTCTACGGCTACCACGCGGTTCGCGCCACGGCCGCCTTGCTGGGGGAGCCGAACGGATGGGCGCGAGCCCACGGGGTCGCCGCGGCGATCCTGCTCGCGATTCCGCTGGTGTGGGTCTGGGCGCGATCGAGGAAGCGGGCGGCGGCAGTCTGATCCGCAAGGCGGACGCGGGCCTACGGTCTCAGGGCATACGTGACGAACAGGCGCGACCCCGAAGGCCTCTGGACCTGCCACATCTGGCGTCTTTCGTGATGGAAGAGCGTGCCCCCGTTGTCTGCGAGCTCCGTGCTCTCAGCCAGCAGGTAGGACGTCGGTAGCCCTTGGGTCGCGTATAGCTTCGCCCCGCGCCACTCGTACGTGAACCCGAACGCTCCCGTCATCCAGGTCTCCCGCCGGAAGTCGTCTCTACGGTGCGATTGGAAGAAGCGATAGGAGGCGCCGCCTTCCGGGACCTCGGAGTCGCCGTAGTCCTTGTTCGTGTCCGTGTACTGGCGGAGGATCGTGACCCTCATGAGGGCCGAGAGGCCACGATAGACGCGCACGCTCGAGCTCCCTTCGATCCCCGTCGCGAAGAAGAGCTTCCTTCCCTTTGAGAACTCTTCCCAGTGCTCCGTCCATCCCAGATTCGGACTCGTCGACCAGAGGACGTCGCGCTGCGCCGAGTCGCTTGCGGGATTCCACCGCGTCTCGGTGTTTCGCATCCCCGTGCGGCCGAGCTCCAGAAGCAGGCCGCAATCGACGTACCCACGGGGCATAATGAAGTTGAAAAACGGGTTCGTCTCGAGGGCGTAGCCCACCTGCCCTTCCTTGGACCACGGTTCCGATTCGACCTGTTTGTTGACCCGCGTAGAGGTCGCCGACTCTCTCTGGAGCAGGAAGAGGATCCCTGCGTCGAGTCCCTCCCCGCGAATGAAGCTCGCCTTTGTATAACCCCGGAGCAGTCCCCCCGTTTCCCGGTTCTTCCAGTGGGGATCGGATCTGTAGGAACCGTCGAACTGCGATCCTTCCGTCTCGTCCCATGAGTAGCTGTCACCGTCCAAGAGGTTGGAACGGTACCGGATCCCTGACTTCCAGTTGCCTTGGCGCTCGAAGCTGATCTGCAGGTCCCATTGCCGGCCCTCGAAGACCGTGTAGTGGTCCTGGTAGAAAGCATCCACGTTAATGTTTGGATAGCCGAAGATGTGGTTGCAGCCCTGGGTCGCCCATCCCCATGTGAGACGCGGCACCTTGTAGTCGGTCGCGTCGCGAGTGAAGCTGATGTACCCATCGGGCTGGTCCGCGGTCTTGCGGGTGTACTCGACTTTGACCCCTAGGGGGTTCCCGAAGAGCGTGCGGGCATGGATCACCTTCAGGCTGTAGTCGTCCTTCTGAGCCCCTGTTGAGCCCTTGAAGGGGATGAGGACGTAGCTCCCTTCCGACGGCTCGGAGCGAGCCACGCCGCGCGCGTTGAGATTCATGCGCGTGGCGGTCGTTCCCATCTCGAACAGGAACCTCCCGTACTTCGTGTCGGTTGTGCCGCCCGTCGTCGTGGTTCGTTGGTTCATGGCCGAGGAGAGCCGCGCCCACGAGCGGACAGAAGCAGGATCGCCCCCGTAACCGTACGGCACGGAGAACTCGACCTCCTGGTAGTTGCTCGTGTAGCTGGCGGAGGGTCGGTTCTGCGGATGGGTGACGTCGCCCTGCCATGGCGAGGACTGCGGCTCGTAGCTCAGGTAGAGCATGCGCGACGGCCACCTGAGGATGTCGTGCGGGTAGGCGAAGACGGTCTCGTACGGATCGCTTCCGATCGTGAACGAAGGCCTGGCCTGAGCGACCGGCGGACAGAGAATGAATGCGATTCCCAAAACGGCCAGTGCGCGGTGCATGGCGCGCCTCCTCTGTGGGTTTGATCGAGCATCGGGTGAACGGCGCCCCCAGGCATCTTATCGGCCGAACTCGCCGGGTGCCACATGGGGTTCGGAGCGGCTCAGGGCTCCGCTCAGCGGGACCGGTCATGGCCGCCTTGTGGCTTGTCGTTCCTGCGAAGGACGGCGCCCCAGGTCTGCCAGCTCCGCGGCAGGCGCTGGGAGATCTCGTCGCCAACCAGGCCGAGCAGCGCCCTCACCGTGCCCGCCCTCTCTTCCCGGAGAGTCAGCGCGACCGGCAGAAGCGAGATCCTGAGGAGCGCGGAGAGGATGAAGAGAAGATGGAAGTTCGCGAGCGAGAGTCCGTGTCCTTCGAAGCTGAAACTCCTGATCCCCTGCGCGACGGCCCCTCCGAGGAGCGATGCCAGGAAGGTCGAGAGGCCGACGGCC
This window harbors:
- a CDS encoding CPBP family intramembrane metalloprotease — translated: AKVFLEKELGLEAMNEAVEGGARIWQWSHRWFKPLQKEEFRVGIAPTGELVRFTHLLDEDAPGARLEEGEALRRAEDQLRALRSRGLDDLRYLGATSVERKNRTDHAFTWERPDIDWKGGRYRHRVTIQGDRLGGYEEFVQVPETWARDYARLRSKNLSANAVANVFGFLTILAMLVILVQQVRLRAIRWRFAIGFGAVAAALLFVNNLNGLPQALFRYETTRSYAGFLSERILLGLAASIALGFVILIMVACGENIYRSSYPRKLAIPSFFRWEGLRTKEFLFSSLAGLVLTCFFLAYQTVFYRIASSLGAWSPADVPYDDLLNSAVPWVFLLFIGFMPAVTEEFTSRVFSIPFFQRFLRSRALALILAAFIWGFGHSAYPNQPFYIRGLEVGLAGILMGVLMLRFNVFMLLVWHYTVDALYSGYLLLRSGNPYYVTTAALAGGILILPFAVALVAYLRTGRFVDPVPLRNEAQPVPAPGEAVDARAAGEIMREGEAAGIGTIAVPPPAAAGLEGAVLSERPLTARRAIVALGVSALALAAVIGLRSGSAKPEAPLRTDRATAMATARAFAATHGFDTSGCKSAVTLNDEADPIAARYVLSKAGFSAFAGYWPERLPAQSWAVRFFRPLDPAEARARIDLASGRVIAFDHRIAEADSLPPVSLERAEELAASLLGSVGFDTAPMDRKEAADKPRPKRMDRTFAWEAPEGDPRNVAQARYRIEGKVTGDRAAGFDLKLRVPEEYERAREKRTVAWPTGLALLLLGGGGLLGLAIRDVGRAHGRGAIPWRRLLPGGLAGIVVAVVGTLNAMPRLLAQYSTSAPWMTFIVFACVGVITAAVFYFLVGWAGTALTWGLHPRVALLGRDEIRRRWLPGAALALVLFPVWGKVLAETRVLIAKWAPGVAPPPIAGAAGPLDASLPGLSAFIGVILATFVLCLAFAVMTRVLSSRDWPGRSGRIALLGLLALGLSIMPSRGGGEFILLLARYLLILAIGAGLIVWILRGNVLAYIAGVYGYHAVRATAALLGEPNGWARAHGVAAAILLAIPLVWVWARSRKRAAAV